Within the Thermus oshimai DSM 12092 genome, the region AGCGCGCCTGAATCGCACTCAGGAGGTCACGGGTTCGAGTCCCGTCGGCTCCACCAAGCCTAGGCCCTCCAGGGCTTCCTGGAGGGCCCTCTGCTCATGGATGGGGGCGCTTTAGCCCCCGTAGAACCAGCCCGTGTCCCACATGACCAGGGGCTTGGCCTCCTCCCTGACCCCCGCCTCCACCACCTCGGCCACCACCAGGCTGTGGTCCCCCAGGGCGAGGAGGGCCCGGACCTCGGCCTCGAGCCAGTAGGGGAGCTCGGTGAGGAGGGGGAGGCCAAAGGTGGGGGAGGGTTCAAAGGGGTGGCCGTTTAGGGTGTTCCCCTCCCTTTTGGTGGGCTTGAAGAAGTCCTGGGCGATGGCCTTCTGGTCCGCCCGTAGGGTCATGAGGGCGAGCCGGCCCGTCTTGGCGATGAGGGCGTGGAGGTGGCTTTCCCGCTTCACCCCCAGGGCGATGAGGGGGGGCTGGAAGGAGGCCTGGGTGACCCAGTTCACCGTGCCCGCGGCGAGGTCCTCCCCGTCTTGGGCCGTGAGGATGTAAAGGCCGTAGGTGAAGCTCCTCAGGGCTTTCTTCTTCGCTTCCTGGTCCATAGCGGGGCCAATCTACCCCCTAGGGCCTT harbors:
- a CDS encoding flavin reductase family protein, producing the protein MDQEAKKKALRSFTYGLYILTAQDGEDLAAGTVNWVTQASFQPPLIALGVKRESHLHALIAKTGRLALMTLRADQKAIAQDFFKPTKREGNTLNGHPFEPSPTFGLPLLTELPYWLEAEVRALLALGDHSLVVAEVVEAGVREEAKPLVMWDTGWFYGG